The Muntiacus reevesi chromosome 5, mMunRee1.1, whole genome shotgun sequence genome segment AAAACTCTAAAACCAGTAAGCAGTACTGTGCCATTATAGCTTTCATAAGTGAagagtatattatatatacatatatgtgtatatttcagaTGATAAAATATCAGCACCAATAGGAACCTTACAAAAAGGCATACAGAAAGGATAAATAATTGAATGAATTACTTGAAGGGACAATAGTGGGTGGAAAATAAAGCTAAGGATGAGATTGGACATACAATAATGCATACCCCACAATTCTGTGTATTTGCATGGTGGTGAGCTTCAAATTTGTCTTTAACTTCCCTGGCAACCAGCGCAGAGGAATTCATGGTCAGAGACAAAAGTCACTTAAATAGAGCTACAGATTTGTTTTTTAGAAGAAACCCATCTTGCCTTCATACTAAGACAGGAAAAGATTGTTCCCATACTTCCAAAAGAAGTATGATGTTCTGAAGAAAGTTCTTAACAGCAGGTTTAGCAGGTTTATGAGAGGTACAGTGCTGATTCTTACTTGGTTTGTAAACCATATCTCAAGTAGGTTGGTACTTGAGATATACCAGAAGCTTTTCTACAAGGGATAAAGCAATGAAATCTCAATACTGTGGTTTCTAATAGTTTGGCTTGAAGCATCTGCAAAATTTAAACTACTGAAAAAAGTAGATGTACTTTGCTTGTCCTTTTTTCTCTACTGAGCTCATAATAACAATGGTTAGCTGTGAGTTCAAGCCTATACTCACTTCCTTGAAAGAACGTAACAATCTGTAGTACTTTTGTGAAAATGTGAGGAACAGACCAAAAGACACATCTGAATGAATGGTCAGGCCACTTACAGATGCATACcattaaatgaataaacataaccAAGGCCCTGAAATTCTACCTCAAGGAGTATGGTTGTAATTtgagctttttaaattaaatgctaTTTTTGCCAATTGCAAATACCCTTGTATTCTAGCCTCAAACTCTTGCTGTGAACCTAGAACAGTGTGTTTCTCACAGAGATAATATATTTAGTGATGTCTTGTgcccactcagttgtgtctgactctgtttgaacccatgaactgtagcccttcaggttcctctgtccatggaatttcccagggaagaatactggagtgggctgccatttcctcctccaggggatcttcccaactcagggatcaaacccacacctcctgtgttTCCTCCATtaaaggcagtttctttactgcttgagccatcaGAGAATAATATCTAGTGGTTAACGATTCAGATTTCAGATTATTACTGTACCTTTTTGAGTCTCCCAGCTCAAGACCCTTTGGGGACTTTTATTTGTTATGGTGCTTTGAGCAAACAGTGTCCTGAGGCTACTTGAcagtctttccttttttccccactcaCTATCATACCTAACTATCATACCTAAGCACTTGATTATTAACAATGATCAAGTTGAATGAGACACATATGAAATGATACAGAGCAGAAGAGCTTCATCGTTGGTCAGTTGACTCCAGAAAGCATCTGGTAATCAGTGTAATGTCACCATGAGACCAGGTGTTTCAGTTGTTGCCTGCCTGTGTTGATAGCACATTGAGTTCAAACACCAGTTCCCGTTTAAATTACATGCCACTTGTACTCACAGTTTAGATGGGTGCTGGTTTCTTGAGTGTAGAGCTTCTGTTTCTGATGCTGTGTCTGTCTCGTCACAGAATGCTTGGTTTCTTAGACTCTCTCAAAAGTGGACTCAGTTGCTTCCTCTGACTgtcttcattactttttattgcaCTTTTGCATTCCTGTAGGGCATGCTGGCAGAGAGTCATTAGTAACAAAGATATTTGTATGTCTAATCTTGACTGCTGGAAACTCTACCctgtttttaatctttgtacACTGTAGAAGTTGGTGCTCAGAGGAATCAGCTTGTAGTAGGGATTTGAAATTTGGTACCCTTTTTACTTACATAGCTTTTGTGGACAGCTGGAATGCACCCCCCTCCTCTGAAGCTTAGAAGACTCTAGAAATGTGTTTCCTGATGCTtggagattttgtttgtttggttttattttttggccacaccatgcagcatgtgatgGGGGATCtgagttcctcaaccagggattgaacacaagccctctgcagtggaagctcagagtcttaaccactggattgccagggaagttccctgatgcttgttttaaagaaaactctggagcccttgctttttctttcatctctAGGCTCCCTTCAACTTTTATACGTGAGGAACTTAGTCACGTGGGGAGTGAGAGTTCAGCAGTTCATTGAACCTGGTATtaaagacttaattttcttgcctTTATTGTTTTCTCCACATCTTGCCATATCTCCAACTTGGCCATTAGATTTGAAAGTTAAAGTATCATTTAAACTCTGctggtttcttatttttctctatttgaaGACAACTCCACCCCTGCTCCCATCTGACCAGGGAAGTGTGCAAAGGCGTGTTATTACCACACATGCAAAATGATTACCTAAAACTCCCATCTGTGAATACCTAGAATGAAAAGGGCGTTCCCTCATGACAGCTGCAAGAAATGGCTCTCAGAAACTCCAtccttatttttataaacttcaaagatttcaaaatcaTTCCTATGATGGCAAAAATATGCAAAGCTGCAGCTGCCTTCTGCATGAAGATACACCTGCTTGCCAAGCCCTTTCAGCCCCACAGTGTAACATATCACTCTGTATCGCGCTATCTCCATCCCAGATGACTAAGCCATGCTTCTCTCTCATTGCACTTACAGACTTTGGCACTCTGTTCACAGGTTCACATAGACTCATAAACATAATATGTTACTTCTCATGCGAATTGTCATCGTTgcttttcttgtctgatttcCCCACCCCACCATGAGCAACTTGAGGGCAGGACCAATTTGCCTTATTTGTCTTGcatgggtgctcaataaatattttttcttttggatggatggatggatggatggggacATACAGCATCACTCCCTGAAAGCCTAAATGACCCTTGAGCTCCATGCCAGGGCACTGGCATCCAACTCAGGATAAATGTCTATTCTCTGTCCTTATTTTTTTACCCTCTAAAACAGTCCtcaaaaactgttttccaaaggttGTACATCAGCCAGCATCACCTTTGAATTTGAGGATTGGCCCTCCAGAGGCTCATTAGCATTTATTTTTGATAGCAGCCGTCAAAGTAGTATTTGGTCTGTgtttgtcatgtccaactttttaatCTCTGGTCAGATACACATATAAAAAACCTCTGCAATTCTTTGAAAAGGTTAGTCAAGGACAGAATTCTGTGCCTTTTCCCCCAGTTTTAGCTGGCAACCCTGTTTCCTTTATCTTTGGCATTTGGTTATTTGGACAAGTACAGATATGTTCTTTCTAGCTGATAGTGGGTTTTGTAATGGATACGGTTCATTTTCTTCCATCTGAAAACTGTCAGACACCATGCATTACCTTTCTTTCAATTCAGTAGGCTGAGCCCAGGGACTTGCCTGTTATTTCTTTATGGGATAAAACTGGTTATCTGAGAGATGCTATTCCAGGATTTCCTGTTATTTATTAGGTGATTCAGTTCCCCCTGAGTGAGCTTATGTGAATGTTTTTACATAGGAACAATTAAATGTTAATCATCCTGTTTTATGAAATGCCCAGTAATTATCACTCTCTAAAAATGAGCTTGAAAATCAAGCCTTTGTTAAAATCAGCATTATTTTAGTATATTGTATAACAACcctttgattcattttttttaactcccAATtgagtagctttaaaaaaaaacaactttttattatggaaattatCAAACAGATGTAAAAGTATACTAGTAGAACGAATCCCTATGTGCAGGTCACCGAACGTCAGCAGTTCCCAGTATATGGCCAATCTCCTTTCATCTACTCTGTGCCCCTTGCAAGATAAGTTCCAGTAAAGTATGCTGATCACCAGGGCTTAGTGAGTTACAAGTAACTTGGTTCTTGGATAAGTCTGAGTTCTAAAGATGATTTGTGCCAACATCTCtactttgagaaaatatttcagtGCATGATtgataaaatggcaacccactccagtattcttaccaggaaaatcccaaggacagaggagcctggcagcctgcagtccaaggggtcgcaaagagtcggatatgactgagcatacacacatgctTTAATAAAAGGGAAAGGGTGGTTTTAatctcattagaaaaaaaataccatgagCCCTTCTTGAACTTTGGAGTTTCTTCCCTGGAACAACATTTGGTAGATAGAGATGAGGAAAGTGATAGGAGTGGGTCGTCTTTAGCCCTGGTGCTTCCAGAGAAGTCTCTGGACAGGCTCAAGAGCAGGGGGATATTTCTTACTCTCAGCCTCAGGGTTGAGGGGACATTCATGtaatttatagatttttaaagcaATAGGATTGTACAGGCTTCACTCTAACCTTACCAATGCCACCTTTGGCATTGGAACAGATTTCAATTTTCTATAAGAAGAACAGCCATAAGAAGAAAAGCCTTCTCCAGGAATAGTGTTCCAAATGAAATACTGTCCACATTAAATCCAGAATTGTTAGACTTAACTAATATGCAGCAGACCTCTGTTTACCAAACAGAAAGTTCCCCAAAGCGGGAGGGCTGGTTAGCCAACTTGAATAAACTTTGAAGGCTGTGGAAGAAATAAATTCCCACTTAAGTATTTTATTACCtgtatatgtttatttaaaatcatacatatatcattttaatttagAAACATTTCCCCTTTCTACTTATATATCAGGAAACCATTTTATTCCAGGTTTTTCATGTATCTTTAGCATCTGCTTCTGATATTACCAGGATCACTTTTTGATTCACTGACAGTTTCCTAGAGAATATCACCTTTGCCTACACCTAAGATGATTGAAATACAGTACCTCTGTCACCAAATATTTCATGCTGATCACCAGAAATTTTAGGTGAAGCCACAAATTCATTTCATATATCAATTGGGCAATTGTTCTCTTAATTAATCCAGTAGGTGTTTATACATATGCTTCACAGCCTATCcatttaattgctttttaaagtgaCTTTGAAAGGGCTTGTTTACCAAAGAGGTGTTAATTTTACCTCCTGTTTGAACCCAAACTGGCATTGATTGAAATTGTTTCACACTTGGATGTCATCCCCAAATAGTAGTTTACTGTTCAAAATGAAGTAACCTAgcaggaaagcctgatgtgctgcagtccatggggtcaccaagagtcagactgagcaaggGAACAACAAAGTGAGCCTTCTGTAGCCGAAGAAAGCAGACTGGgcacgggggtggggtggggtgggggagggaatctCACCTTGTAGTCAAACTGACAGCTCCAGAGGATGATTCTGTAACTCCGGTAACTTTCCTGCCCCTCAAGGCCACCGTCCTTCAGACCTTTCCATGAACCGATTTTAAACGGCAGTCCTTCCGCCTGTCTCTCTCTCCGCAGATCCGATCGCATCCGCAGTTTGGCGATCTCTGCCAGAGGACCACGGCtgcttcctgctgccctagctggaCGCTGGGGAACTACATCGCTATTCTGAACAACAGATCATCCTGCCAGAAAATCGTGGAGCGCGATGTTTCTCATACCTTGAAGCTTCTCCGCACCTGCGCCAAACACTACCAGAACGGCACCCTGGAGCCAGACTGCTGGGATATGGCAGCCCGGAGGAAGGACCAGCTCAAGTGCACCAACGTGCCACGGAAATGCACCAAGTACAACGCCGTGTACCAGATCCTCCACTACTTGGTGGACAAGGACTTCATGGCCCCGAAGACAGCCGATTCCACGCCCGCTCTGAAATACAGCATGCTCTTTTCGCCCACCGAGAAAGGCGAGAGCATGATGAACATCTACCTGGACAACTTCGAAAACTGGAACGCATCCGACGGCGTCACCACTGTCACCGGCATTGAGTTTGGTATCAAGCACAGCTTGTTTCAGGATTATCTTCTGATGGATACCGTGTATCCCGCCATCGCCATGGTGATCGTCCTTTTAGTCATGTGCATCTACACCAGGTCCATGTTCATCACCCTGATGACGATGTTTGCCATCATCAGTTCTTTGATCGTGTCCTATTTTCTCTACCGCGTGGTGTTTAACTTtgaatttttcccttttatgAACCTCACCGCGCTCATTATTCTGGTGGGCATTGGAGCAGACGATGCTTTCGTCCTATGTGACGTCTGGAACTATACTAAATTTGACAAGCCTCACGCGGAAACATCAGAGACAGTGAGCATCACGCTGCAGCACGCTGCCCTGTCCATGTTCGTCACCAGTTTCACCACGGCAGCTGCCTTTTACGCCAACTACGTGAGCAACATCACGGCCATCAGATGCTTCGGGGTGTATGCGGGGACTGCCATCCTCGTCAATTACGTGCTGATGGTCACGTGGCTTCCGGCGGTGGTTGTCCTGCATGAGCGGTATctgcttaatatcttcagctGTTTCAAGAAGCCCCAGCAGCAGATTTACGACAACAAAAGCTGCTGGACGGTGGCCTGTCAGAGGTGCCACAAAGTCCTTTTTGCCATTTCAGAAGCATCtcgaattttttttgaaaaagtctTGCCGTGCATCGTTATTAAGTTTCGCTACCTCTGGCTATTCTGGTTCCTGGCCTTAACGGTGGGCGGGGCCTACATCGTCTGCATAAACCCAAAGATGAAGCTGCCCTCCTTGGAGCTGTCCGAGTTTCAGGTGTTCAGGTCGTCTCACCCTTTTGAACGTTACGACGCCGAGTACAAAAAGCTGTTCATGTTCGAGCGCGTCCACCACGGAGAGGAGCTCCACATGCCCATCACGGTCATCTGGGGTGTATCCCCAGAGGACAACGGCAACCCCCTAAACCCTAAGAGCAAAGGGAAGCTGACCTTGGACAGCGCCTTCAACATCGCTAGTCCAGCTTCGCAGGTCTGGATTTTGCACTTCTGTCAAAAACTGAGAAATCAGACCTTCTTTTACCAGACCGATGAACAGGACTTCACCAGCTGCTTCATCGAGACCTTTAAGCAGTGGATGGAAAACCAGGACTGCGATGAGCCTGCCCTATACCCCTGCTGCAGCCACTGGAGCTTCCCCTACAAGCAGGAGATTTTCGAACTGTGCATCAAGAGAGCCATCATGGAGCTGGAGAGGAGCACAGGCTACCACTTAGACAGCAAGACCCCGGGGCCGAGGTTTGACATCAATGACACCATCAGGGCAGTTGTGCTAGAGTTCCAGAGTACCTACCTCTTCACCCTGGCTTATGAAAAAATGCATCAGTTTTATAAAGAGGTGGACTCATGGATTTCCAACGAGCTGAGTTCTGCCCCTGAGGGCCTCAGCCACGGCTGGTTTGTCAGCAATCTGGAGTTCTATGACCTCCAGGACAGCCTCTCCGATGGCACCCTCATTGCCATGGGGCTGTCCGTGGCCGTGGCCTTCAGTGTGATGCTGCTGACCACTTGGAACATCATCATCAGCCTTTATGCCATCATTTCCATCGCCGGAACTATATTTGTCACCGTGGGTTCCCTCGTCCTGCTGGGCTGGGAGCTGAACGTTTTGGAGTCAGTCACCATTTCGGTGGCGGTGGGGCTGTCTGTAGACTTTGCTGTCCATTATGGGGTGGCTTACCGCTTGGCCCCAGACGCTGACCGAGAGGGGAAGGTGATCTTCTCTCTGAGTCGCATGGGCTCTGCCATCGCCATGGCCGCGCTGACCACCTTCGTGGCCGGGGCCATGATGATGCCCTCTACGGTTCTGGCTTACACCCAGCTGGGCACCTTCATGATGCTCATCATGTGTATTAGCTGGGCTTTCGCCACCTTCTTTTTCCAGTGCATGTGCCGGTGCCTTGGGCCGCAGGGGACCTGCGGTCAGATTCCTTTACCTAAAAAACTCCAGTGCAGTGCCTTCTCCCATGCCTTGTCTGCAAGTTCCAGTGACAAGGGACCAAGCAAGACACACACCCTGAATGCTTATCATTTAGATCCCAGGGGCCAGACATCAGAAATGGAACATGAGTTTTATGAATTGGAACCTCTGGCAGCCCACAGCTGCGCAGCGTCTGAGAAGACCACTTACGAAGAGACCCACATCTGCTCTGAATTTTTCAGCAGCCAGGCAAGGCATTTAGGGCTGCCTGTCCACACAGCTTACAACAGTGAACTCAACAAAAGCACCAAAAATGAAACGAGCTCTGCCTTGTTGCAGGCCTCTCTTGAACAGCACACCATGTGTCACTTCTTCTCTCTGAATCAGAGATGCAGCTGCCCAAATGCCTACAAACATTTGCAATACAGCCCGCCCTGCTGCCAGCAGATGGGCGACTGTTTGTGCCACCAGTGCGCTCCCACTGCCAGCAGCTTCGTGCACGTCCAGAACGGCCTGGCGCCTCTGAAGGCCGCACACCAAGCCCCCGAGGGCTTCGTGCATCCGGTCCCGCGCATC includes the following:
- the DISP1 gene encoding protein dispatched homolog 1 isoform X1; the encoded protein is MAMSNGNSDFMVLSNGSIATSATTPSPLTPSDGDPAAQQLAPKEAPRTKVSPNGCLQVNGTVKSSFLPLDNQRTPPVLPQCCHPCPYHHPLTSHDSHQECHPEAGPAAPPALASCCMQPHSEYSASLCPNHSPVYQTTCCLQPSPSFCLHHPWPDHFQHQHVPQHIANIRPSRPFKLPKSYAALIADWPVVVLGLCTVFIVVCALVGVLVPELPDFSDPLLGFEPRGTAIGQRLVTWNNMVKNTGYKATLANYPFKYADEQAKSHRDDRWSDDHYEREKREVDWNFHKDSFFCDVPSDRYSRVVFTSAGGETLWNLPAIKSMCNVDNSRIRSHPQFGDLCQRTTAASCCPSWTLGNYIAILNNRSSCQKIVERDVSHTLKLLRTCAKHYQNGTLEPDCWDMAARRKDQLKCTNVPRKCTKYNAVYQILHYLVDKDFMAPKTADSTPALKYSMLFSPTEKGESMMNIYLDNFENWNASDGVTTVTGIEFGIKHSLFQDYLLMDTVYPAIAMVIVLLVMCIYTRSMFITLMTMFAIISSLIVSYFLYRVVFNFEFFPFMNLTALIILVGIGADDAFVLCDVWNYTKFDKPHAETSETVSITLQHAALSMFVTSFTTAAAFYANYVSNITAIRCFGVYAGTAILVNYVLMVTWLPAVVVLHERYLLNIFSCFKKPQQQIYDNKSCWTVACQRCHKVLFAISEASRIFFEKVLPCIVIKFRYLWLFWFLALTVGGAYIVCINPKMKLPSLELSEFQVFRSSHPFERYDAEYKKLFMFERVHHGEELHMPITVIWGVSPEDNGNPLNPKSKGKLTLDSAFNIASPASQVWILHFCQKLRNQTFFYQTDEQDFTSCFIETFKQWMENQDCDEPALYPCCSHWSFPYKQEIFELCIKRAIMELERSTGYHLDSKTPGPRFDINDTIRAVVLEFQSTYLFTLAYEKMHQFYKEVDSWISNELSSAPEGLSHGWFVSNLEFYDLQDSLSDGTLIAMGLSVAVAFSVMLLTTWNIIISLYAIISIAGTIFVTVGSLVLLGWELNVLESVTISVAVGLSVDFAVHYGVAYRLAPDADREGKVIFSLSRMGSAIAMAALTTFVAGAMMMPSTVLAYTQLGTFMMLIMCISWAFATFFFQCMCRCLGPQGTCGQIPLPKKLQCSAFSHALSASSSDKGPSKTHTLNAYHLDPRGQTSEMEHEFYELEPLAAHSCAASEKTTYEETHICSEFFSSQARHLGLPVHTAYNSELNKSTKNETSSALLQASLEQHTMCHFFSLNQRCSCPNAYKHLQYSPPCCQQMGDCLCHQCAPTASSFVHVQNGLAPLKAAHQAPEGFVHPVPRIHPCPGRQCRAKPPGAQNALPRGFFLHPVQHIQAQEKITKTSVHSLQSLEEHLPKTVEPSSLVCRSAGALHKACCGPETHPRGLCKNRDLGTTEGSGGAAAKDSVSVSQTNNAERQVEPSPSQTDVIVSSEHLNQNEPKFLFNHLVGEAGYRSCPNNPQSRGRIVRVKCNSVDCPIPNIEANVPALLTPSELSGESLLIKTL
- the DISP1 gene encoding protein dispatched homolog 1 isoform X2, with the protein product METLQPSSSHPKKHPEQNHQECHPEAGPAAPPALASCCMQPHSEYSASLCPNHSPVYQTTCCLQPSPSFCLHHPWPDHFQHQHVPQHIANIRPSRPFKLPKSYAALIADWPVVVLGLCTVFIVVCALVGVLVPELPDFSDPLLGFEPRGTAIGQRLVTWNNMVKNTGYKATLANYPFKYADEQAKSHRDDRWSDDHYEREKREVDWNFHKDSFFCDVPSDRYSRVVFTSAGGETLWNLPAIKSMCNVDNSRIRSHPQFGDLCQRTTAASCCPSWTLGNYIAILNNRSSCQKIVERDVSHTLKLLRTCAKHYQNGTLEPDCWDMAARRKDQLKCTNVPRKCTKYNAVYQILHYLVDKDFMAPKTADSTPALKYSMLFSPTEKGESMMNIYLDNFENWNASDGVTTVTGIEFGIKHSLFQDYLLMDTVYPAIAMVIVLLVMCIYTRSMFITLMTMFAIISSLIVSYFLYRVVFNFEFFPFMNLTALIILVGIGADDAFVLCDVWNYTKFDKPHAETSETVSITLQHAALSMFVTSFTTAAAFYANYVSNITAIRCFGVYAGTAILVNYVLMVTWLPAVVVLHERYLLNIFSCFKKPQQQIYDNKSCWTVACQRCHKVLFAISEASRIFFEKVLPCIVIKFRYLWLFWFLALTVGGAYIVCINPKMKLPSLELSEFQVFRSSHPFERYDAEYKKLFMFERVHHGEELHMPITVIWGVSPEDNGNPLNPKSKGKLTLDSAFNIASPASQVWILHFCQKLRNQTFFYQTDEQDFTSCFIETFKQWMENQDCDEPALYPCCSHWSFPYKQEIFELCIKRAIMELERSTGYHLDSKTPGPRFDINDTIRAVVLEFQSTYLFTLAYEKMHQFYKEVDSWISNELSSAPEGLSHGWFVSNLEFYDLQDSLSDGTLIAMGLSVAVAFSVMLLTTWNIIISLYAIISIAGTIFVTVGSLVLLGWELNVLESVTISVAVGLSVDFAVHYGVAYRLAPDADREGKVIFSLSRMGSAIAMAALTTFVAGAMMMPSTVLAYTQLGTFMMLIMCISWAFATFFFQCMCRCLGPQGTCGQIPLPKKLQCSAFSHALSASSSDKGPSKTHTLNAYHLDPRGQTSEMEHEFYELEPLAAHSCAASEKTTYEETHICSEFFSSQARHLGLPVHTAYNSELNKSTKNETSSALLQASLEQHTMCHFFSLNQRCSCPNAYKHLQYSPPCCQQMGDCLCHQCAPTASSFVHVQNGLAPLKAAHQAPEGFVHPVPRIHPCPGRQCRAKPPGAQNALPRGFFLHPVQHIQAQEKITKTSVHSLQSLEEHLPKTVEPSSLVCRSAGALHKACCGPETHPRGLCKNRDLGTTEGSGGAAAKDSVSVSQTNNAERQVEPSPSQTDVIVSSEHLNQNEPKFLFNHLVGEAGYRSCPNNPQSRGRIVRVKCNSVDCPIPNIEANVPALLTPSELSGESLLIKTL
- the DISP1 gene encoding protein dispatched homolog 1 isoform X3, whose translation is MQMNKPKAIGMIDGQTIIMKERREKLTGTSTRTAFSVTFQIRSHPQFGDLCQRTTAASCCPSWTLGNYIAILNNRSSCQKIVERDVSHTLKLLRTCAKHYQNGTLEPDCWDMAARRKDQLKCTNVPRKCTKYNAVYQILHYLVDKDFMAPKTADSTPALKYSMLFSPTEKGESMMNIYLDNFENWNASDGVTTVTGIEFGIKHSLFQDYLLMDTVYPAIAMVIVLLVMCIYTRSMFITLMTMFAIISSLIVSYFLYRVVFNFEFFPFMNLTALIILVGIGADDAFVLCDVWNYTKFDKPHAETSETVSITLQHAALSMFVTSFTTAAAFYANYVSNITAIRCFGVYAGTAILVNYVLMVTWLPAVVVLHERYLLNIFSCFKKPQQQIYDNKSCWTVACQRCHKVLFAISEASRIFFEKVLPCIVIKFRYLWLFWFLALTVGGAYIVCINPKMKLPSLELSEFQVFRSSHPFERYDAEYKKLFMFERVHHGEELHMPITVIWGVSPEDNGNPLNPKSKGKLTLDSAFNIASPASQVWILHFCQKLRNQTFFYQTDEQDFTSCFIETFKQWMENQDCDEPALYPCCSHWSFPYKQEIFELCIKRAIMELERSTGYHLDSKTPGPRFDINDTIRAVVLEFQSTYLFTLAYEKMHQFYKEVDSWISNELSSAPEGLSHGWFVSNLEFYDLQDSLSDGTLIAMGLSVAVAFSVMLLTTWNIIISLYAIISIAGTIFVTVGSLVLLGWELNVLESVTISVAVGLSVDFAVHYGVAYRLAPDADREGKVIFSLSRMGSAIAMAALTTFVAGAMMMPSTVLAYTQLGTFMMLIMCISWAFATFFFQCMCRCLGPQGTCGQIPLPKKLQCSAFSHALSASSSDKGPSKTHTLNAYHLDPRGQTSEMEHEFYELEPLAAHSCAASEKTTYEETHICSEFFSSQARHLGLPVHTAYNSELNKSTKNETSSALLQASLEQHTMCHFFSLNQRCSCPNAYKHLQYSPPCCQQMGDCLCHQCAPTASSFVHVQNGLAPLKAAHQAPEGFVHPVPRIHPCPGRQCRAKPPGAQNALPRGFFLHPVQHIQAQEKITKTSVHSLQSLEEHLPKTVEPSSLVCRSAGALHKACCGPETHPRGLCKNRDLGTTEGSGGAAAKDSVSVSQTNNAERQVEPSPSQTDVIVSSEHLNQNEPKFLFNHLVGEAGYRSCPNNPQSRGRIVRVKCNSVDCPIPNIEANVPALLTPSELSGESLLIKTL
- the DISP1 gene encoding protein dispatched homolog 1 isoform X4, whose product is MIDGQTIIMKERREKLTGTSTRTAFSVTFQIRSHPQFGDLCQRTTAASCCPSWTLGNYIAILNNRSSCQKIVERDVSHTLKLLRTCAKHYQNGTLEPDCWDMAARRKDQLKCTNVPRKCTKYNAVYQILHYLVDKDFMAPKTADSTPALKYSMLFSPTEKGESMMNIYLDNFENWNASDGVTTVTGIEFGIKHSLFQDYLLMDTVYPAIAMVIVLLVMCIYTRSMFITLMTMFAIISSLIVSYFLYRVVFNFEFFPFMNLTALIILVGIGADDAFVLCDVWNYTKFDKPHAETSETVSITLQHAALSMFVTSFTTAAAFYANYVSNITAIRCFGVYAGTAILVNYVLMVTWLPAVVVLHERYLLNIFSCFKKPQQQIYDNKSCWTVACQRCHKVLFAISEASRIFFEKVLPCIVIKFRYLWLFWFLALTVGGAYIVCINPKMKLPSLELSEFQVFRSSHPFERYDAEYKKLFMFERVHHGEELHMPITVIWGVSPEDNGNPLNPKSKGKLTLDSAFNIASPASQVWILHFCQKLRNQTFFYQTDEQDFTSCFIETFKQWMENQDCDEPALYPCCSHWSFPYKQEIFELCIKRAIMELERSTGYHLDSKTPGPRFDINDTIRAVVLEFQSTYLFTLAYEKMHQFYKEVDSWISNELSSAPEGLSHGWFVSNLEFYDLQDSLSDGTLIAMGLSVAVAFSVMLLTTWNIIISLYAIISIAGTIFVTVGSLVLLGWELNVLESVTISVAVGLSVDFAVHYGVAYRLAPDADREGKVIFSLSRMGSAIAMAALTTFVAGAMMMPSTVLAYTQLGTFMMLIMCISWAFATFFFQCMCRCLGPQGTCGQIPLPKKLQCSAFSHALSASSSDKGPSKTHTLNAYHLDPRGQTSEMEHEFYELEPLAAHSCAASEKTTYEETHICSEFFSSQARHLGLPVHTAYNSELNKSTKNETSSALLQASLEQHTMCHFFSLNQRCSCPNAYKHLQYSPPCCQQMGDCLCHQCAPTASSFVHVQNGLAPLKAAHQAPEGFVHPVPRIHPCPGRQCRAKPPGAQNALPRGFFLHPVQHIQAQEKITKTSVHSLQSLEEHLPKTVEPSSLVCRSAGALHKACCGPETHPRGLCKNRDLGTTEGSGGAAAKDSVSVSQTNNAERQVEPSPSQTDVIVSSEHLNQNEPKFLFNHLVGEAGYRSCPNNPQSRGRIVRVKCNSVDCPIPNIEANVPALLTPSELSGESLLIKTL